TGTTCGCCTTAATCCTTTGGATTTCCTCTctacaaaacaaaacacttAAACCCATTAATTAAGGTTAATTAAGATCACTAATCCCAAACTAATTAAGCCATCAACTTACTTGATGAACCTATTATATGCTGAAGGAACACGCTGTTTCTTCTCTGGTGCTGCCAACATCCAAACCCATTATATTATACTATTAAACATGATTAATAAACGTATTAAGACAAGGGATTAAATAGGAATGAAAAAAGTGCAAAGGAGCAGAGGAATCAATGAATCAATGACATGACAAATGAGTGAAAGGCTAACCCATACATAtcatatatacacacatacatacatacgtACCAAATTAACATACATGCATACAAAAAATGGCCCATGATATTGATGGGTCGAATTCTATTATGCATGTATGGTCACCATCCTAGATGGGTCCACGTCCGTATGCATCTAACACCTCATCCAACTAAACCACactattattttcatttaaccCGTCTGGTTCTTACCTATACCAACATTATCAAAGTCTAGAGACGTATATCTGCCAGAGCAGAAGTAAcacaaaaataatgttttgttctctttacAAACCTACGTGTTCTTTTAAATGTCGAAGTTCATTTAATGTCCGAATCTACCtctatgaaaatttaatcaaatcataatcaatatcaaattttagttttttttttttttgttcgtatttaattattaaaaaaaacattcataatgaaattaaaaaaataaaaaaataaataatagagagAAAACTGACGGCGAATTGGAGGGATTCTGTGTTGGTCACGTTCAGCAGAATCAAGAGAGGCAATTTTAGTGCAttttgaagaggaagaagaggaagaagaagaagagcctCTGTCCTTGCTCCAATCCCCACCACTCACCTGCTGCTGTTTATTACCCTAAAACACATGACCAAACAAAATATctctttaattaaataaataatatatttgttggACGATCAAAGtttcaaataatactctctccattggtacaaGGCTTTTTGAGGAAGCACAGAGCTATGAaaatttatgctcaaagtcgacaatatcatatgATTCATACCGGTGGGGAATCTTGAGGAGGAAGAACTTGAAGAGAAGCTCCCATGTTAACAGACAGCAGATTTGAGCAATGGCCGCATCTCACAGTTACCAGTGTGAACATGTTGTTGCATGGAACACTTACCTGTCCGACAAAACACTTAACATTAATTCAGACATTAACCAAACCTGGAAGAGCTTAAACAAAAGACAActttggtcttttttttttttttgttcatgaattctctctctctctctctcttcaaacATCCTTTTCCATGGTGGTTTCTTACTGACTTCCGATCTGACACCACCGCAAACAAGACGataaaagatagaaaatt
The Cucurbita pepo subsp. pepo cultivar mu-cu-16 chromosome LG16, ASM280686v2, whole genome shotgun sequence genome window above contains:
- the LOC111777002 gene encoding axial regulator YABBY 5-like isoform X2 → MSLEMMAAERVCYVHCNFCNTILAVSVPCNNMFTLVTVRCGHCSNLLSVNMGASLQVLPPQDSPPGNKQQQVSGGDWSKDRGSSSSSSSSSSKCTKIASLDSAERDQHRIPPIRQKKQRVPSAYNRFIKEEIQRIKANNPDISHREAFSTAAKNWAHYPHIRCGQKVDGNKQTK
- the LOC111777002 gene encoding putative axial regulator YABBY 2 isoform X1 produces the protein MSLEMMAAERVCYVHCNFCNTILAVSVPCNNMFTLVTVRCGHCSNLLSVNMGASLQVLPPQDSPPGNKQQQVSGGDWSKDRGSSSSSSSSSSKCTKIASLDSAERDQHRIPPIRPPEKKQRVPSAYNRFIKEEIQRIKANNPDISHREAFSTAAKNWAHYPHIRCGQKVDGNKQTK
- the LOC111777002 gene encoding putative axial regulator YABBY 2 isoform X3, with the translated sequence MVSVPCNNMFTLVTVRCGHCSNLLSVNMGASLQVLPPQDSPPGNKQQQVSGGDWSKDRGSSSSSSSSSSKCTKIASLDSAERDQHRIPPIRPPEKKQRVPSAYNRFIKEEIQRIKANNPDISHREAFSTAAKNWAHYPHIRCGQKVDGNKQTK